The following is a genomic window from Desulfosoma caldarium.
GTCCAGAGGATTAAGAAGGGCCATGATCCATCGGCTGATTATTGAAAATTTTATGACCCACAAGCACACCGTCCTGGAATTGCATCCAAACGTGACGGTGCTCACCGGCCCCAACAATACGGGAAAAAGCGCCATCGTGGAAGCGCTGCGCTGCGTTGCTGAAAATCCGCCCTCGGCACAACTCATTCGCCATGGTGCCTCCAAGGCCGTGGTGCGGGTAGAAATGAACGACGGCTCGTGGGTTCAGTGGGAGCGCACGGCGGGGTCCGTGGTTTACAGAGTGCGCTTTGCAAACGGCACAGAAGATTTTTATGCCAAGGTGGGACGCGGGGCCGTTCCGGAAGACATTCGAGCTCTGCTGCGGCTTCACAGCCTGCCCACGGAAACCGGGCCTGTGGATGTCCACATCGGCCATCAAAAGACTCCCATCTTTTTGCTGGATCAATCGGGTAGTCAGGCTGCCGCTTTTTTTGCGGCATCCACGGAAGCCGACTACCTTTTGGCCGTGCAACAGGCTCTGAAGGAACGAACCGCTGAAGCGCAAAGAGAACGCAAACGTCTGCTGGAAGAAGTCCAGCAGTTGGAAAAGGACCTGCTCGCCTTTGCCCCTCTGCCTGCTCTGGCCCAACAGATGGCTCAGGCCGAAAAACTGTATGCGCACATCGAGGTAACCCGCCGAACCGTTCCCGTTCTGGAAGCGCAGATTCACAAGGCGGACGATCTGACACAGCGCCTGGATCTGTGGACTCAAAAGGCCCAGCACCTTCAACAGCTCGAAACACCCCCCGATGTGCACGACACGTTATCACTCCAAGGCTTTGTGAATCGGCTTGAAAAAGCGCAACAGTCGCTTCAAGAAATCAACACAATCTTAGGATGCCTTGCGCCCCTTGGCATCCCGCCGCAGATCAAGAACACCGCTGCACTGCACGAACTTGTTGGCGCCATGGTGAGGACACGTCGCAGCCTTGAGCGACGGTGGCAAGCTTCCTCGGTGCTCGGCCGAACGGAAAAGCCTCCTTCGCTGTCGAACACGGAGGCCTTGGCCCGGCTGGTCGCGCGCCTGGACAAGACCGTGCAACGCCTTCAGGTGGAAAACCGGCGAAAAGAAGTCGCCTCTACCCTGCAGCCTCCCCCTGCTCTGCGACCTGTGCACGGAATGGTACAAACGCTGGAAGCCCTTACGGAACGGCTCCAAAGCCTGCACAACACATCCGTGCGCCATGACGCTCTGGCCCCGCTGAAAGCGCCCCCGGAGACTCGCTCTCTTCAGGATCTGCATCAGACGCTGAAGGCTTTGGAAACGATGCACGAAGCGGTATTCACCCTGAAGGCTTGCGGTAAAAGTCTCAAGGCGCTGGCATCTCCGCCGTCTCTTCGCGATCCCAAGCCCGTGCAGCGGCTTGTGGAAGCCATGGAGCGGCTTCAGGAACAATGGCAGCGCACGCGGCAGCTTCAACAAAACGTGCAACGGCAAATGGAAGAAAAGCGACAAGCCGTTGAAAAACTCCTGCAGAACATGCCCGTGTGCCCCTTTTGTCGCCAGCCCATAGATCCCCATCATTTTCTGGAGCGCGCCCATGGGGAATGAGCCTTGGATTGTCGACGCCGAACAGACGGTGACCCTGGCTACCGTGACCGGTTTTTCCGGCCTTCTCTTCATAGGGGACCCTCATGTGGCGGCCTATCCCCCTGGGCATCGTACGGACGACTACCGTTCCGCCGTCCTCGGCAAGCTGGCCCACTGCTTGCGAGAAGCCCGGGAACGTCGGCTTCTTCCCGTGATTCTCGGGGATCTCTTTCATGTGCCAAGGGACAACCCCAACGGGTTGCTGGTGAAGCTCATGGAACTTTTTCGGCCCACTTCCCCTTGGGTTCTGGTCGGCAACCACGACAAGTACGAAGCGCGGTTGACCCAGGACGTTTCCTTGGCCGTTTTGCGTGCCGCTCAAGTCCTCGTGCTCCTGGATCGGGCCGGCCCCGTGGCATGGCTGCAGCTGGACAACACTCGGGTGCTTCTGGGCGCCTCTCCGGACTGGACCCCCATACCTTCGGCCGTCCAAGCCAATGAGGTCGACAAGGTGGTCTGGATCACTCACCACAACGTGCGTTTTCCCGATTATGAAGCCGGGCGCATCGCGCTTCGAGAAATTCCCGGAGTAGACTTGGTGGTGAACGGACACATTCATACGCCCAAACCTCCGCAGCGGCGAGGTCAAACCCTGTGGGTGAATCCGGGAAGTCTGACCCGCATCACACGAAGCGCCGTCACGCGAAACCTTCGGCCTGCCGTCGCTCTGTGGACCCCGCGACACGAGGAACCCGTTCGGCTGGAGGTGCCCCATGCTCCCTTTGATGACATCTTCCCTTCCCTGGATACTCCCTTGAACCCGGAAGGAGAAGTGCTCGATGCGTCGCGCTTCATTCAAGGCCTGGAGAACTTGGCCCTTCGAAAAACCACGGAGGGTGTCGGTCTCAAGGCCTTTCTGGAAGCCAACCTGGATCCCTCGGATCCTGTAACGCCCATTATCTGGACTCTTTACGAGGAGGTGATCGGTCGTGTCAACAAAGCATGAACGTGCTTCCACTCCGTCCATTCCCGAAGAAGACAGGAAAATTCAGGAAGCCCTGGAAGCCCTGCGCAAAGAATACGACGGACTTCACAAGAAACAGATTGAAACCGAGACCACCTTGCAAAACCTCAAGGATCAGTTGGAAGAGCTGAAAAAGCACGCCGAAGCCGAATACGGCACCAGTGACGTGGAGGAACTCAAAGCCATGCTCGCCCAATGGCGTGAGGAAAACGCCCGCAAAGTGGCCGAATACGAGGCCCACATTCGATCCATCAAGGAAGCTCTGGAAACCATTGAGGCTTCGGCCGACTCGGGAAGTCCATCGTGAACGGGCTGTCATCTTCCACCATCAGCTTGGACGCTGTGCCTTCGCCCAAGGATTTGCGCGATCGTATGACGGCGCTGCAATACCGCGCGGAAACTCTGGAAAAACAGCGTCAGGACGTGACGCGGCATCTTAAAGAACTGGAAGCCTTTTTGGCTCTGCAGCCGGCGGCGGCCCAAAGACTGGAACAGTTGGCCACCGCGTATTTCGGGGACATTCTTCAAGAAGTGGAAAACAACCTCACTTTCGCTCTGCAGGACATTCTCGGCCAAAACTTGCGCGTGGTCACGTCCAGAGACGTCAAGTACGGAAAGGTTCATATTCAATTCGGTATCGAACGGGACGGCCGTCCGGAAGACATTTTGCGAGGGCAGGGAGGATCTGTGTGCAACGTGCTGTCCGTTGGGCTGCGTTTCATCGCGCTGTCGCAACTGGACGATAAAGCGCACCGTCGCTTTCTCGTGCTGGACGAGCAGGACTGCTGGCTAAGGCCCGACCTGGTGCCGCGCCTCATGGCCATTGTTCATACCATCGCTCACAAGTTACAGTTCCAAGTCCTGGTTATCAGTCATCACAACTTGGATCTTTTTCGAGAGCATGCCGATCGCATTTACACACTGAGGCCTTCGGGTGGCCCGGAGCTTTTCATCACGGTAGAGCGTTTGGACCCCCCGAAGCCCCACGAGGAAAGGCCATCCGATGAGCTTCAGCCCTAAAAAGAGCACTTCTCCACAATCCGAAATCGACGCGCTGCACGCGGCGCTCCAAGAAAGCGAAGCGCGCTACCGCCTGGTGATGGAAGCCACGTCCGACGGCATCTGGGATTGGGACCTACGCACTAATCGCGTTTACTACAATCCCGCCTACGCGCGCATGCTCGGCTTTGAACCGGAAGAATTCAGCGGCAATCTGGCCGAATGGCTAGATCGCATTCATCCGGACGATCGGCAGCGCGCCATCTCGGAAAACCAGCGCTGCATCCACAACGAGGTGGCGCAATTCGCCGTGGAATTTCGCATGCGCACCAAGGCCGGAAACTGGAAATGGATTCTGGGCCGCGGCATGGCGGTGGAACGGGACAGTGCGGGCAAGGCCCTGCGCATGATCGGCGCCCACACGGACATCACGCGCATCAAGGAAGGAGAACACAGAGAAACCGTTCAGGGATGGATCGCCGCTCTTTTGGCCTCCATGACCCAGTTGGATGAGCGCCTGGAACTGGTGCTGGACACGGTGCTCGAGGCGGTGGCCATGGACTGCGGCGGCATTTACCTTCTTGACCCGGAAAAAAACACGTTGCGGCTCGTGTGCCAACAGGGGCTCTCGGAATCCTTTGTGCAAGCCGTTCGATGGTATGGCACCGACTCACCCAACATGCAGCTGGTCTTGGCGGGAACCCCTGTTTACACCACCTACGAAGACCTTTCCGTTCGTCAATCGGGCAAAGGAACCAGAGAAGGCCTTCAAGCCATCGCCGTGGTGCCCATCCACTACGAAGGCCGCGTGGTGGGATGCCTCAACGCGGCATCCCGCACCCTGCGCGACGTCCCGCAGGAAACACGAACCTTTCTGGAAACGGTGGCGGTAAACCTGGGAAACACCCTGGGGCGCCTGCAGGTTCGACAAGAACTGCTGGAATCCACTCGACAATATGAGGCTCTTTTTGAATTGGCCGGAGATGCCCTTTTCGTTGTGCGCCTTCGCGATCGACGCATTCTGGATGCCAATCGAGCCGCTTCGACCCTTCTCGGCTACGGGCGCGGAGAACTTTTGGGATTCGTCTGGGATACCTTGATCGATGCCTCGGAAGGCCAGGACTTCGTAGATCGATGCCGCGCTCAGTTGGCCTCGCGGGATCAATGCCTTGTGGAAGGGTATGTGCGAACGCGAATGGGCACCGCGGTTCCCGTGGAAATCAGCGCCAAACCGTTTGCGATGAAAGGGGAACAGGTGCTGTTCATGATGGCCCGGAACATTTCCGAACGGATCAAAGCTCAGGAAGAAAAGGAACAACTGCAAGAACAGCTGCGGCATGCGCAAAAAATGGAATCCATCGGCCGACTGGCCGCAAGCATCGCTCATGATTTCAACAACGTGTTGGCCCCCATTCTCGGCCACGGGGACATTTTGTCCCGGTACGTGGACGCAAACAGCCCCCTTCGGCGACACGTGAACGCCATAGGCCAAGCGGCCTTCAAAGCCAAAGATCTCGTGCAAAAATTGCTGGATTTCAGCCGAGATCAACCCGCGGCTTTTGAAAACACCAATCTTGTGGAAAAGCTTCAAGCCTTTCACGAAACCCTGGCATCCACACTGCCGCCTCAGATCAATGTTCGACTTTCCCTGCCTTCAGCCCCAGTGTGGGTTAAAGCCGATCCCGTCCAAATGGATCGCGTGCTCATGAATCTCGTGGCCAACGCTCGGGATGCCATGCCGGAAGGAGGAACTCTGTCGATTCTTCTGGAACAAAAAACCTTTTATCACCAAAGCGACATGCCGTGTGCCGGCCTTAAGCCCGGCACCTATGCCGTGCTCACCGTGGCCGACACCGGCATGGGCATGGATCAGGAAACCCTGAAAAAAATCTTTGAACCTTTCTTTACCAGCAAATCCTTTGGCCGAGGCACCGGT
Proteins encoded in this region:
- a CDS encoding ATP-binding cassette domain-containing protein is translated as MNGLSSSTISLDAVPSPKDLRDRMTALQYRAETLEKQRQDVTRHLKELEAFLALQPAAAQRLEQLATAYFGDILQEVENNLTFALQDILGQNLRVVTSRDVKYGKVHIQFGIERDGRPEDILRGQGGSVCNVLSVGLRFIALSQLDDKAHRRFLVLDEQDCWLRPDLVPRLMAIVHTIAHKLQFQVLVISHHNLDLFREHADRIYTLRPSGGPELFITVERLDPPKPHEERPSDELQP
- a CDS encoding metallophosphoesterase family protein, which gives rise to MGNEPWIVDAEQTVTLATVTGFSGLLFIGDPHVAAYPPGHRTDDYRSAVLGKLAHCLREARERRLLPVILGDLFHVPRDNPNGLLVKLMELFRPTSPWVLVGNHDKYEARLTQDVSLAVLRAAQVLVLLDRAGPVAWLQLDNTRVLLGASPDWTPIPSAVQANEVDKVVWITHHNVRFPDYEAGRIALREIPGVDLVVNGHIHTPKPPQRRGQTLWVNPGSLTRITRSAVTRNLRPAVALWTPRHEEPVRLEVPHAPFDDIFPSLDTPLNPEGEVLDASRFIQGLENLALRKTTEGVGLKAFLEANLDPSDPVTPIIWTLYEEVIGRVNKA
- a CDS encoding PAS domain S-box protein — its product is MSFSPKKSTSPQSEIDALHAALQESEARYRLVMEATSDGIWDWDLRTNRVYYNPAYARMLGFEPEEFSGNLAEWLDRIHPDDRQRAISENQRCIHNEVAQFAVEFRMRTKAGNWKWILGRGMAVERDSAGKALRMIGAHTDITRIKEGEHRETVQGWIAALLASMTQLDERLELVLDTVLEAVAMDCGGIYLLDPEKNTLRLVCQQGLSESFVQAVRWYGTDSPNMQLVLAGTPVYTTYEDLSVRQSGKGTREGLQAIAVVPIHYEGRVVGCLNAASRTLRDVPQETRTFLETVAVNLGNTLGRLQVRQELLESTRQYEALFELAGDALFVVRLRDRRILDANRAASTLLGYGRGELLGFVWDTLIDASEGQDFVDRCRAQLASRDQCLVEGYVRTRMGTAVPVEISAKPFAMKGEQVLFMMARNISERIKAQEEKEQLQEQLRHAQKMESIGRLAASIAHDFNNVLAPILGHGDILSRYVDANSPLRRHVNAIGQAAFKAKDLVQKLLDFSRDQPAAFENTNLVEKLQAFHETLASTLPPQINVRLSLPSAPVWVKADPVQMDRVLMNLVANARDAMPEGGTLSILLEQKTFYHQSDMPCAGLKPGTYAVLTVADTGMGMDQETLKKIFEPFFTSKSFGRGTGLGLSIVYGIVENHRGHILASSIPGIGTAFEIYLPVTSPPGS
- a CDS encoding AAA family ATPase yields the protein MIHRLIIENFMTHKHTVLELHPNVTVLTGPNNTGKSAIVEALRCVAENPPSAQLIRHGASKAVVRVEMNDGSWVQWERTAGSVVYRVRFANGTEDFYAKVGRGAVPEDIRALLRLHSLPTETGPVDVHIGHQKTPIFLLDQSGSQAAAFFAASTEADYLLAVQQALKERTAEAQRERKRLLEEVQQLEKDLLAFAPLPALAQQMAQAEKLYAHIEVTRRTVPVLEAQIHKADDLTQRLDLWTQKAQHLQQLETPPDVHDTLSLQGFVNRLEKAQQSLQEINTILGCLAPLGIPPQIKNTAALHELVGAMVRTRRSLERRWQASSVLGRTEKPPSLSNTEALARLVARLDKTVQRLQVENRRKEVASTLQPPPALRPVHGMVQTLEALTERLQSLHNTSVRHDALAPLKAPPETRSLQDLHQTLKALETMHEAVFTLKACGKSLKALASPPSLRDPKPVQRLVEAMERLQEQWQRTRQLQQNVQRQMEEKRQAVEKLLQNMPVCPFCRQPIDPHHFLERAHGE